The DNA sequence CCAGGGGAAGGGAAAGCCCTGGTCCCGCTTCTTTACTTTTAGGTTCAATCAAGGGCGAATCGGGCAGTGTGCGGCTTCATCGGGGTGCCCCCCGCCTTCCCCTTGGCCGCGCCTTGCCTCGACTCACCCGGGCGGGACGGCGCCGGCGATGCGCCGACGGCTGGCGTACCAGACCAGCCCTGCGGTGACCGCCGCCGCGCCGACCGCGGCCGCCGCCACGAGGGCGGGACGGGGCGGCATCGAGAAGGCGGGCAGCCGCTGCTTGAGCCGGACCGGGCGATTGAAGACGAGAATCGGCCACTCGCGAAGGGTCGCTTCGCGGCGCAGCGCGCGGTCGGGGTTGACCGCGTGCGGGTGGCCGACCGACTCCAGCATCGGTACATCGGTCGCGGAGTCGCTGTAGGCGTAGCAGCGCGAAAGGTCGTACCCCTCCGAGACCGCGAGCGCCCTCACGGCCTCGGCCTTGGTCGGCCCGTAGGCGTAGTACTCGACCTCGCCCGTGAAGCAGCCGTCGTCGCCGACGACCATGCGCGTGGCGACTACGCGGTCCGCGCCGAGCAATTCGCCGATGGGCTCGACGACTTCGGCGCCCGAGGTCGAAACGATGACCACATCACGCCCCGCTGTGTGGTGTTCCTCGATGAGGGTGGCGGCCTCGTCGTAGATGATCGGGTCGATCAGGTCGTGCAGGGTCTCGGCGACGATCTCCTTGACCTGCTGGACGTTCCACCCCTTGCAGAGGGCGGAGAGGTATTCACGCATCCGCTCCATCTGGTCGTGATCGGCGCCCCCGGCGAGGAACACAAACTGTGCGTACGCGGTGCGCAGTACAGCGCGGCGGTTGATCAGTCCGCCTTGGTAGAAGGACTTGCTGAAGGTCAGCGTCGAAGACTTCGCAATGACCGTCTTGTCCAGGTCAAAGAAGGCTGCTGTGCGCGGCGAGAAGCAGTTTTCCACAACGCTGAGCATAGGGGCCCACCATTCGGCGTAAACTCCGGCGTGTGGGTTTGCCTGAGAAGGCCCTCGGGTACACCATGGAAGTCACGGATCGTTCGCGACCGTGCTAACCCGGTCCGACTCCTCCCCCCCCCGAGTCGGCCGTGGGGACGACCCCCGCTCTCCCCCCCGGCGGGGGTCGTCGCATGTCCGGACGCGTTTCAGGGGTGGAAACCACCTGAGCCTCCCTTCCGGCCGCCATCGGCCTGATCGTGCGAGCCGGTCGTCGTGCACCTCGCTTCGTCACAGTGTGTAGCCAGAAGGCTGCGCTGCGGAAGTCGCTGGTTCGGGTTACGAAGTTATTCACAGTCCCGAAGTTGTCCACAGTTTTTCATCAAGATCCACATGGTTTTCCGCGGTGCTGCACGTTGATTCCACCCGCGAAGTCCGCGGGTGCCGGAATCGCGCATCTCGGAAACGCTCCGAGAACACCGCGAACCGCACTGAAGGGGCAGTGAGAAGGGGGCGGAGATCGTGGCTGGATCCATCGCAGGAGAAGGGGCGGCGGTCACCGAGGGGCGGCGCGGAGGCCCGCTGATCGTGACGGAGGACGTGGAACTGCTCGACGACCTGCTGCGGCTGTGCGCGGCGGCCGGAGCCGAGCCAGAAGTTCATCACGGGCCGCCCGGGCGTCGGGGCGGCTGGGAGCGGGCTCCGATGGTGCTGGTGGGAGATGACGCCGCCGCGCGTTGTCGGGGCGCGGGCCGCCGGAAGGGGGTGATGCTGGTGGGCCGGGACCAGGACGACCCGGACGTGTGGCGGCGCGCGGTGGAGATCGGGGCCGAATATGTGCTGCGACTGCCTGATTCCGAGAGCTGGCTCGTCGATCAGATCGCCAACGCCGCCGAAGGTGTGGGACGCCCCGCGCTCACCGTCGGCGTGATGGGCGGCAGGGGCGGCTCCGGCGCGTCGACGCTGGCCTGTGCCCTCGCCGTGAGTGCGGCGAGGTCCGGTGGGCGGACGATGCTGATCGACGCCGACCCGCTGGGAGGCGGGATCGACGTCCTGCTCGGCGGCGAACGCGCCGAAGGCATGCGGTGGCCGGATTTCGCGCAGTCGAAGGGCCGTCTCGGGGGCGGGGCCCTTGAGGACTCGCTGCCCGCGCTCCACGGGCTGCGGGTGCTGAGTTGGGGCCGGGACGACGAGGTGGTGATCCCGCCGCAGGCGATGCGTGCGGTGCTGGCAGCCGCCCGGAGACTCGGCGGTGTGGTGGTCGTGGACCTCCCGCGCCGGGTCGACGAGGGCGTCGCCGAAGCATTGGCCCAACTCGATCTCGGCCTGCTCGTGGTGCCGGGCGAACTGCGCGCGGTAGCAGCGGCCAGGCGCGTCGCGGCGACGGCCGGAATGGTGTTGGACGACCTGCGGGTGGTGCCCAGGGGGCCGTATGCGTCAGGTCTGGACGGGCGATGGGTCGCCCGGGCCCTCGGCCTGCCGCTCGTCGGCGAACTTCCGCCGGAGCCGGGCCTTCTGGTCTCCCAGGACGAGGGCACCCCGCCCGGCGGCAGTGCCCGGGGCCCGCTGGCCCGGTTCTGCTCGGCCTTCTGGGAACAGGTAGCGGCGGCCGGTGACACAAGCCCCGTGCCCGGCCCGCCCGGGGGAGGGACGGCATGACGGACGAACTGCTCGACGCCGTACGCCAGCGGCTGGCACGAAGCGGTGCCGCTCCCACCCCGGCCGGGGTGGCCGCCGCCCTGCGGGCGCAGGGGCGGTTGCTGGGGGACGCCGAGGTGCTCGGGGCCGCGGCAGAGCTGCGCGGCGAACTCGTCGGCACGGGAGTTCTGGAGTCGTTGCTCGCGGATCCGGAGGTGACCGATGTTCTGGTCTCCGCGCCGGACCGGGTGTGGGAGGACCGGGGCGGTGGGCTCCAGCTGACGGGCGTCACCTTCCCGGACGCGGCGGCGGTGCGGAGGCTGGCCCAGCGTCTCGCCGCGATGGCCGGCAGGAGGTTGGACGACGCACGGCCCTGGGTGGACGCACGACTGCCTGACGGCACACGGATGCACGCCGTGCTGCCCCCGGTGTCCGTCGGCTCGACCTGCCTCTCCCTGCGGGTGGTTCGGCCACGGGCCTTCTCGCTGGCGGAGTTGGTGGACGCGGGCACGGTGCCGCCGGGTGGAGACCGGATCCTGCGGGCCCTCGTGGAAGCGCGGATCTCCTATGTGATCAGCGGCGGCACCGGGGCGGGCAAGACGACGCTCCTCGCCAGTCTGCTGGGCGCCGTCGGCGCGAACGAGAGGATCGTGCTCGCCGAGGACTCCGCCGAGCTGCGGCCGGACCATCCGCATGTGGTCCGCCTGGAGTCCCGTCCGGCCAATCAGGAGGGTGCGGGCCGGGTGACGCTGCGGGATCTGGTGCGGCAGGCCCTGCGCATGCGGCCCGACCGGTTGGTGGTCGGAGAGGTGCGGGGTGCTGAAGTCACTGAGCTGCTGGCCGCGTTGAACACCGGACACGAAGGTGGGTGCGGCACCGTCCACGCCAACGCCGCCGAGCATGTACCGGCCCGGCTGGAGGCTCTGGGCACCGCGGCCGGTCTCGACCGGGCGGCCCTGCACAGCCAGTTGGCGGCAGCGCTCTCGGTGGTCGTGCATCTCGTGCGGGACCGCGCGGGGCAACGGCGGGTGGCCGAGGTGCACGTTCTGGAGCGGGACGCGGCGGGTCTGGTCCTGACCGCTCCGGCCCTGAGCTGGGGCATCGGCGGATTTGTTCCGGAGCGGGGATGGGAACGGCTGCGGTCGCTGATCGGGGGTGCGCTGTGACGGGGGCGACATCCGCGTACGCAGCCCATGCGGTGGCTCTCTGCGCGGGTTCAGCGGTGTGGCTCGCGATGGTGCGGGACACGGGCGTTCGGCGGGCGCGGACGCTGTTCGTGGACGCTCCCGCCGAGTCGCGTCCGACTTGGAGCCGGTGGCCATGCCTGCTCAAGGCCCTGGGGCGGGTGACGAAGGCGGTCCGGGGCCGTCGGGAGTGGTGGTGTGTTCCGGTCGCTGTGCTGCTCGCGGTGCTGGGTGGTTCGGTGCTGCCGCTGTTCGCGGGGGCCGTGATGGTTCCGTTGGTGCGCCGGTGGCTGCGGAGGCGGGCGGGGGCGCGGGAGGCGGAGCGGGCCG is a window from the Streptomyces sp. MMBL 11-1 genome containing:
- the ssd gene encoding septum site-determining protein Ssd; translation: MAGSIAGEGAAVTEGRRGGPLIVTEDVELLDDLLRLCAAAGAEPEVHHGPPGRRGGWERAPMVLVGDDAAARCRGAGRRKGVMLVGRDQDDPDVWRRAVEIGAEYVLRLPDSESWLVDQIANAAEGVGRPALTVGVMGGRGGSGASTLACALAVSAARSGGRTMLIDADPLGGGIDVLLGGERAEGMRWPDFAQSKGRLGGGALEDSLPALHGLRVLSWGRDDEVVIPPQAMRAVLAAARRLGGVVVVDLPRRVDEGVAEALAQLDLGLLVVPGELRAVAAARRVAATAGMVLDDLRVVPRGPYASGLDGRWVARALGLPLVGELPPEPGLLVSQDEGTPPGGSARGPLARFCSAFWEQVAAAGDTSPVPGPPGGGTA
- a CDS encoding HAD family hydrolase; this encodes MLSVVENCFSPRTAAFFDLDKTVIAKSSTLTFSKSFYQGGLINRRAVLRTAYAQFVFLAGGADHDQMERMREYLSALCKGWNVQQVKEIVAETLHDLIDPIIYDEAATLIEEHHTAGRDVVIVSTSGAEVVEPIGELLGADRVVATRMVVGDDGCFTGEVEYYAYGPTKAEAVRALAVSEGYDLSRCYAYSDSATDVPMLESVGHPHAVNPDRALRREATLREWPILVFNRPVRLKQRLPAFSMPPRPALVAAAAVGAAAVTAGLVWYASRRRIAGAVPPG
- a CDS encoding TadA family conjugal transfer-associated ATPase; this translates as MTDELLDAVRQRLARSGAAPTPAGVAAALRAQGRLLGDAEVLGAAAELRGELVGTGVLESLLADPEVTDVLVSAPDRVWEDRGGGLQLTGVTFPDAAAVRRLAQRLAAMAGRRLDDARPWVDARLPDGTRMHAVLPPVSVGSTCLSLRVVRPRAFSLAELVDAGTVPPGGDRILRALVEARISYVISGGTGAGKTTLLASLLGAVGANERIVLAEDSAELRPDHPHVVRLESRPANQEGAGRVTLRDLVRQALRMRPDRLVVGEVRGAEVTELLAALNTGHEGGCGTVHANAAEHVPARLEALGTAAGLDRAALHSQLAAALSVVVHLVRDRAGQRRVAEVHVLERDAAGLVLTAPALSWGIGGFVPERGWERLRSLIGGAL